A window of Penaeus chinensis breed Huanghai No. 1 chromosome 9, ASM1920278v2, whole genome shotgun sequence genomic DNA:
CGTCTGTCATCACAGATTTTGCATCCACAAGAATTCCGAATTCTCTAGAAGCAAAGAAAACTCTTGGAAATTCGCAAGACAATTTCTTGCCCATCGCTAGGAGAGGAAGCTTCTTCCAAGACTCATTCTTTTCCGACATACGCCAAGGCTTCGACGCCTCTGTCAGGGAAATCTTGAAGAAATGCAATGACTCTGATCTCACGGTGACAGACGATGTCAGTCACAGTGACATCTTGAGCCGCTACAGGCAGCTTCGATCTCGAAACATGAGGGAAGAGGACCAGGCCTTCTCCGTCTCGTCAGACGAAGCTACCATCAAGGTCAGTCCCCTCTCTGTGTATTAGGGTTCACCACTGTCTTATATTTTTTGAGATATTTTATTGATTAAAAAGCATTTTATGCTTTACTCTTAGTACACGATTCTCATTACTTAATATACACTTCTGCACTGAGGGTTGTAGAAAGTTTTCaaatatcattaccaacattattccATTAAGTTtacttgctctttttttcttttgttttttttcttattattatcatcattgttaccattaccattattaccattgttattattaagattaccataagtattattttattatgacaaTCCTTTTCATTCACTTGAAAAAATAAGCAAATTCATTTCAATTTCAACTTCATAGATCGTGCTAGATGTGCATGACTTCATGTACGGAGACGTCAAGGTAAAAGTCGTAGACGAGAAGGAGCTGGTGGTGGAAGGACgcgtagagaagaaggaggaaggaagttcATCCGTCTCGTCATACTCCTTCAGACGCCGCTTTACCCTGCCTCACCGCACTGACATGGCCCACATCACTCCTGTCATGTCTTCAGATGGTATCCTCACAATAACTGCTCTGAAAATGGTAAATAACTCAACTTTTATGTTAAGAGAACTTAATAGATTCTATATGTTTACATTACATAATCATGTATGAAAAGATAAATGTGTAAACTTCAAATATGTTTATGAAATTGCAACATACCACTATCTTTAGTCTAATCATGCATAAAAATTAGTATAAAGTGGGTCTTATATCACATTCAGGCAAGGgaaccacaacaaaacacacatgtaaatttCTCCATGactgaggaaaagaaggaatcaACAACGGTTCAAGACTTAACACCTGAAGCACTTTCGTCGGTGACAGAGAAAAACATCTCTGTTCACGAGAATCTTGTCAGTGTAGATCAGAAAGACTTTGAATGTGAACgaaaacacatgtatacagacaagACGAGAAAGCTGAAGAAAGAATTCGAGGTTCCTGCTGAAAAAGTGTTAAAGCCCAAGATCTGTCAAAATCAATCTGTGGATGAGTCTACAACTGGTTCTGTACATGAACATGGAAACGTTGCTAATAATCAGGATCATGAACTCAAGCGATTGGCTGGATCATCTGAATCAACAATCACGGAAAGCGCCTCTTGTGATGACTTTATTTCTGCTCATGAAGAACAACAAGCATCTGTGCAATCAGAATCTGAGTCGACAGAAGCCATCAAACAAATCTTGCCCATCACTCGAAGAGGAAGCTTCGTTCAAGATTCCTTCTTCCTCGATGTCCACCAAGAGTTCTACACTGCCATCAGAGAGGTCCTGAAGAAGTGGGTTAACGTAGACAGTGAGGACTTTCTTAGCCTTAGTCACAGCGATATTCTGGACCGCTACAGACAGCTTCGATTGCACGATTTGAGGGAAGAAACTCAAGTTTCTGTTGTAACGTCCGACAACACTAGTTACAAGgtaagtatttaaaaaaatcactCTGAATAATACAATATGTTTAagtgtcttttttttcgtttgaatAGTTATTCATTCAAATATGATACTCAGATGTAAGCATTATGCCTactgtttaataaaaaaaaaaaaaattacagatcgTGTTGGACGTCCAAGACTTCATGAATAGGGATCTGAAGGTGAAGGTGGTTGGCGAGacgaaggtggtggtggaaggacgtgtggcgaagagaggaggaagctCATCCGTGTCCTCATGCTCCTTCCGACGCTGCTTCTCCTTGCCAGAGCATATTGACATGACATCCATCATTTGCATCATGTCTTCAGATGGCATTCTTACGATCATCGCTTCAGAAATGGTATTTAAAGATTATCTGTAAATAATACTGTCATATgttataaaagatgaaaatgtcTGTtcctaaaaatatacaaaatcttACAAATAAATACCTGCACATAGCACACATTCACTTGACtcacacactccccctcctcctgagacATATGTATGAAAGCATgtgtgcgcaaacacacacatgtacaatcaTGTCTCTGTGTCCTTAAGATCAAATCTAAATTTCAAGCTAATACCTAAATTGTTTAACAGCCAGAAGAATTGGAAGAATGCAAAGTGAAAAGCTCTGCTGAGGAAGTTCATGGATCCTCTGAAGTTCAATGCTCGGTATTCCCAACCAGTGAAACAATTTCTCTCCAAGAGGAATGTCATGATTCAAATTTTGACATTGTAGAAGGTCAAAATCAGAGCAAAGAAACTATTGGCACCCAAGAATCCTCTGCTGAAGTGATGGCTAATGATTCGCCTGCTGTGTCTGATGAAATGCAGTTTTACTCCTTATGTCGCCGAAATTCAATTGCCATGAAAGAAACGTTTGACGATAGCTGTGCATCATGTGACTTTGGATCTTCTTCCCAGGATTCTCTTCTGTCTGTCATtcctgaagaagaaagagactcTGAGACTATTGAAGACTGCCAACAGGCAATTGAAATTCTTGATCTGAAAGATTCACAGGAATCTATTAACATACTAGATGCGAGAGATTCAGAAGGAACTTTTGTGATTCTTGATCTGACAGACTCACAGGAATCTGTTGACATTTTTGATGTGAATGACTCACAGGAAACTTTTGACATTCTTGAAGTGAAAGGCACAGAAGTTGATAAAATTCCTGATCTGAAAGATTCCCAGGAATCTGTTGATATTTTTTATCAAAGGGATTTAGAGACAGCTGCAGAAGTGTTTGATCTGAAAGACTCAGAAGCTGTAGAAATTCTTGATGTAAAAGATTCACAGGAAGCTGTTGCTGAGACCCAGAATACGTCGGAAGGAAACATCGGGCTTAATAATGCTAAAAACTCCATTAAGACTGAAGCAAAATGCAACATTACAAAAGAATTTTTTGACTCACGATCACCTTCACTTTCTGCTGAAAAGTGTGTGCTTGAGCCGAAGACTGAAAACCAAGATGGACTGAACAAGAATGTGACACTACAGTCAGAGGATTTCACGTCGGGGACAGATATGTCCAAACTTGCTTCCAATTTCGAGGACAACAATAGACTTAAACGCTTTGGGCAAGAATGTGACAGAGAGTCTCAAGAAGCCAACAGCTATAATGTCACCGACACATGTATTGGAACGTCCTCTCGTTTCACGAGTGTTTCTCAATCTAATTCTGTAGTGAAGTCTTTTCCAGTCACGAAGAGAGGACCCTTCTTCTCCTATTACTTTTTCCGTGACACAAGGGAGGATTTCCAGAAAGCTGTAAGGGAAGTCCTGAGCAAATGGGGAGAGAAGTCGTCTGACGATGACGAGATGACTTGCTACAGAAAACTGCGAGCACGAAATATGAGGGAAGATAATCAGGCAGTGACGTCTTCAGAAGATAAACATCATTATAAGGTATAGACATAAACTAGTTTAATTTATTACTTTGTTAAGTAATGTTATTTATGAGAACTCATCATGTAAACCGACTTTCTCatgtaattatttgttttagttCGTCATTGATGTTCAAGACTTTATGGACGTTGGAGAGATCAGCGTGAAGGCTGTGAACGAGAGAGAGTTGGTGGTTGAAGGTCActtggagaagaaggaagactgTTCCGAGTCCAGCAAGCGGTTCCTTCGTCGGTTCATTGTTCCTGGAGACATTGAGCTTGAGGCTGTCATTTCAGTCATGTCTTCTGACGGTGTGCTTAAAGTTTTGGCTCCGAAGAGGGTAGGTTATACttaactatgtatgtgtgttcacacaaatgcacacatgcacgtatatatacacacacacacacacacacacacacacacacacacacacacatatatatatatatatatacatatatatatatatatgaatacatatatatatatgattatatatatatatgaatatatatatgaatatatatacgtatatatatatatatatattatatgtgtatatatgtttacatacacacacatgtatgaatatatatatacacagatatttatattgttatatagaGATGGGCaatactgtttattttttcatgtatgggaggaaaaagaagtgtCTCTTCATATGCATATACCATATGCCGTCATACACGCAAAGACGTGAttgttaaatacatataaatcgtAGAAAAATCACATATCTTTCACGTTCTACAGGAGGTCTATACACGAAAATACGTTTCGACTGATGAAGACATGGACGATGGCGATGCAACGTTTACAAGGAAATTCACAAATGGACATCGTCTCGCCGATAACTCTTTGGGAAAGAGAGGTTCATCTTCGGATGACGAGGAATTTAAAGCAATTGCCAAGAAAGTCGATGACCGCTACCAAGTCACTTtccaagacgacgacgaagactttGAAAATGGACATATGCTCAACAAGGAGACAAAGATGAAAGCTGACAAGGACTTTAAATTTGACATTCCAAGCTTTTCAACGGAAACCAGGGTTTTACACATGGACAGAAGGGGTGTATTCACTGAAGACTATTTCTTCGCGAATGTTCGTGACAGCTTCAGCCAAGCAGTGAGAGAAGTGCTGGAAAAGGCTAATGCATGGACCTGTCGAAGTGACGCCATGCACAACTACAGACGTCTGCGTCAGCGTAACCTCAAGTTGGAAACTCAGGCTGTTGGCATCATTGACGATCAAGACTCGCACAAGGTGGGTGTAAAACGTCTTTTCAGTTAAgccattttcatatcatttttttttttttttctgggaagaATGAATAGCTAGTTTCGTAATcaaatgtatttttccttttcagatTGTGATGGACGTTTTTGATTTCATTAAGGGCGACGTGACAGTGAAGTTGGTGAAGGGCAAGGAACTGCTGGTCGAGGGTCAAGCAGATAAGCTGGACGGAAGCACAGTGTCCCAAGTGAGCTTCGAACGTCGCTTGCCGTTGCCTGACCTCGTCGACCGAGACGCCATCAGCTGCGTGTTGTCCTCGGACGGAATCCTGACAATCATCTCCAAGAAGAGAGCATGCGAGTACAGGACTAGTGCAAGGGGATTTTCCAGTGAGAGGAAGTCCTACGGTGACACGGCTGGCAGGTGGGAGGACAAGAAAGTGAAGGACTCCCTCGCGGATCTGGAAGGCCTCAGCTCTCGGAGCTTCAGCACTGGCTCTCGCTCCCGCTACCATCGCTCCTATGCGAAGCAATATTAGAGAGTAAACGTCCTTACACAGAGTTATAAatgcatattttgttttgttttttatttgatttttttacataaatgtataattgCATATTTTCAAATAATACATTATTTTATACTCAATAACTGAATTTATTTGTGATGTTAACTATATAGAGGGagtaaatgttattttttatgaatgttatatgtatctgtttacatacattatacatatgaagAAACAATGAGTTTTATATCACATTCCTTCTTGTAAATGCTTTGATATTTTATTTCGAATAAaaacattgttttattgtttagttAATCTGTTTTATAAAACAGTAAATCggcttcaagaaaaaaaagattatcttCATACTATAAAAATAAGTTtcgcaagaaaagagaaagagcataaaTCATTTGTTTAGGCCAAAGATAATCCGTGAAGTGCGATATTAGGTGgaaatgataattttcataagtAGACAAGATTATTTACTTTCATTAGTGGCACTGAGAAACATTCATTTTATCTCAAATTGTCTAAGGCAAAATTGTTGCATCTTACTGATTTTTGCCTGTTTTATTATGTAACAGTGACAGCTATGCAAGTAACTATGTAGCCCTGTTTTAACGTATGaagaatatattttaaataaagacATGTTAGGTCTACGATTATTATTTGCACAAAGAAAATGCTGAATGTAATTTGAAGTATATAAACTGATGATTTGATGTTAACTTGTCGACAGTCTATGTCTGTCTGAACATTCTCTGTGTTAAGGATATAAATGTGTCAATGTATACTGATTAATTCGTGTATCAGATTCTTTATCCAgtagtatgtctatatattcatttatcaattaattGCGACATTCCTTATGGGCCTAGCACCTTCTACTATATGTAAGATGCCAGTTATTTTTATAATCCAAATCCTGACTTAACATGTATAATCTACTCGTGTATATGGAATGTTGAAATACGTTCTAGATGTAACAAAATGAGTGGTCACACAAgtaaatagtataaatatatatttgcatctgaAACTTAATTTCTTGTTCACAGGCTAGTCCCCAAATTTATGGAATAGGTCTATATAGGTCCTTCTAAGACGGGCCACGAGTTCTGATGCTGACCCTGAAGTATAAAAACAAATGAGTAAATAATCGCATTGTAGTTGTTTCtcgttctgttgttgttgtcattcatCTTCTGTACAAAAAAGCTGTTAATATTTATGAAATTTCCAGACCAAGTTTACAATATTTTTAGTGtgtcgttacttttttttttcagaacaatCATTAAACTAATCATTGAGTGCTGAAGATGTTATTTGAGAATAGTAGGCAGCATAATTTCTAAAAATTAATATGATTAAAGGAAGAAAGGCTCGGTAGGGAAAGCATGTCGAAGAATGGTCTTCAACAATCAGATACTTATTTCATGGCGGTCCTAGCAACATGAAGTGGCAACTTTTCACAGCGACCCTGAAATTCAGTTATTTCAGTTCTGAATCATCAAATAGCACAGGTAAATTTCAACAATTTTGGCAAAGAGCGAAGTACTATTCCTACCCGCCCTCTCACACCCGCGCTACATCCAACGCTATAAAAGTGTTGGTCCCATCAAGCACCTTCAGTATCGCAAGCATACGTCCACCGCCTCAGCTGCTCCTCTCAAGTGCTCTCCCCAATGGCTTCCAGCGATGACGTGGGACTTTCCCAGTCCGGTATTAAGTGCAGAAGATGCGGAGGATCGTCTCTGAGTTCGTGGGATCTGTTTCTACCCATCACTCGAAGAGGAAGCTTCTTTCAAGACTCGTTCTTTTCGAATATACACCATGACTTCGATGCCGCCATTAGGGAGGTACTAGGCAGGTGGAATGAACCAGATCTCAAGGTAACAGACAGTAGGGATGACGTCAGCCGTCGCTATAGACGACTTCGATCTCAGAATATGAATGAAGAAAGTCAGGCAGTCACCGTCACGTCAGACAACACAGGGCACAAAGTGAGTTACACACCTAACAATTAGAGAAGACGATTTTTATTAAagtgaatattcatttatttgtcaaaAGTTATAGAAAATCGTTCATTCTAAACTGGTGCTGAAATAGGTTCTGTTGGTGGAGTTTGATAAAGTAGAACACTATTCAAAGAGGTGATTTCGTTTTACTCAAATGCGCAGCTATAAATGTCCCTGTTAATCTTAAATACTTTACGTGCAGATTGTGTTGGACGTACATGACTTCGTGGAGGGAGACGTGAAAGTGAACCTGATAGACGAGCAGCAGCTGGTGGTGGAGGGCCgtatggagaagaaggagggaaactcTTCCTCCTCGAACACCTTCAGACGCATATTCACCCTGCCGGGAGACACCGACATGACGGCCATCATGCCTGTCATATCAGCAGACGGAATCCTAACGATCACGGCTCCAAAAATGGTAGGCTTGTGTTACTTGCCGAGTTTTTGCAATGATCATATAAAActttatatgttaatatttatacatatacacattaaaactggtgtgtgtgtgtgtgtacgcgcgcgtgtatgtgtgagactgacatgcacacacacacacacacacacacacacacacacacacacacacacacacacacacacacacacacacacacagatatatagagagggagagacatacagacaatcaGACACAGAGAGAATCTAAACACCTTTTCTTACCAGGAGCAGAAATCCACCAGCATTCCTGTCAGCCTGCAGCAGACTCAGACCATTTCGTCCTCCGCCAGCGGGGAGGCGTCCCTCCAAGGATC
This region includes:
- the LOC125029063 gene encoding uncharacterized protein LOC125029063, whose product is MHDFVDGDVKVKLMGEKELLVEAQSAGSSHTFTRNFSLPESIDITSITSVMSSDGILTITASKKERETQQKTTVIPTSVKETHNASEVHSSTSSTTSGVSEETASGQGISHTDQEEERKYTRCYQKNIDENKTQTATSNISSNTQQSLQKESSVITDFASTRIPNSLEAKKTLGNSQDNFLPIARRGSFFQDSFFSDIRQGFDASVREILKKCNDSDLTVTDDVSHSDILSRYRQLRSRNMREEDQAFSVSSDEATIKIVLDVHDFMYGDVKVKVVDEKELVVEGRVEKKEEGSSSVSSYSFRRRFTLPHRTDMAHITPVMSSDGILTITALKMAREPQQNTHVNFSMTEEKKESTTVQDLTPEALSSVTEKNISVHENLVSVDQKDFECERKHMYTDKTRKLKKEFEVPAEKVLKPKICQNQSVDESTTGSVHEHGNVANNQDHELKRLAGSSESTITESASCDDFISAHEEQQASVQSESESTEAIKQILPITRRGSFVQDSFFLDVHQEFYTAIREVLKKWVNVDSEDFLSLSHSDILDRYRQLRLHDLREETQVSVVTSDNTSYKIVLDVQDFMNRDLKVKVVGETKVVVEGRVAKRGGSSSVSSCSFRRCFSLPEHIDMTSIICIMSSDGILTIIASEMPEELEECKVKSSAEEVHGSSEVQCSVFPTSETISLQEECHDSNFDIVEGQNQSKETIGTQESSAEVMANDSPAVSDEMQFYSLCRRNSIAMKETFDDSCASCDFGSSSQDSLLSVIPEEERDSETIEDCQQAIEILDLKDSQESINILDARDSEGTFVILDLTDSQESVDIFDVNDSQETFDILEVKGTEVDKIPDLKDSQESVDIFYQRDLETAAEVFDLKDSEAVEILDVKDSQEAVAETQNTSEGNIGLNNAKNSIKTEAKCNITKEFFDSRSPSLSAEKCVLEPKTENQDGLNKNVTLQSEDFTSGTDMSKLASNFEDNNRLKRFGQECDRESQEANSYNVTDTCIGTSSRFTSVSQSNSVVKSFPVTKRGPFFSYYFFRDTREDFQKAVREVLSKWGEKSSDDDEMTCYRKLRARNMREDNQAVTSSEDKHHYKFVIDVQDFMDVGEISVKAVNERELVVEGHLEKKEDCSESSKRFLRRFIVPGDIELEAVISVMSSDGVLKVLAPKREVYTRKYVSTDEDMDDGDATFTRKFTNGHRLADNSLGKRGSSSDDEEFKAIAKKVDDRYQVTFQDDDEDFENGHMLNKETKMKADKDFKFDIPSFSTETRVLHMDRRGVFTEDYFFANVRDSFSQAVREVLEKANAWTCRSDAMHNYRRLRQRNLKLETQAVGIIDDQDSHKIVMDVFDFIKGDVTVKLVKGKELLVEGQADKLDGSTVSQVSFERRLPLPDLVDRDAISCVLSSDGILTIISKKRACEYRTSARGFSSERKSYGDTAGRWEDKKVKDSLADLEGLSSRSFSTGSRSRYHRSYAKQY